One genomic window of Quercus robur chromosome 6, dhQueRobu3.1, whole genome shotgun sequence includes the following:
- the LOC126689021 gene encoding protein DETOXIFICATION 55: MVAAEKPQKHPTMQEVVEELKRMTGIGFPLAATSLVSYLKNMVLVVCMGRLGSLELAGGALAIGFTNITGYSVLSGLAMGMEPLCSQAIGSRNFSIVTLTLQRTILMLLLASFSIGLIWMNLEPLMLILHQNPEITRVASLYCRFAIPDLIANSLLHPLRIYLRSKGTTWPLMWCNLLAILLHIPITIYLAFTLGLGVRGIAISTFVTNFNTLLFLICYIFYTRTPEDPLYMPMLSQPLPFPFPFTTSTSSQREEWATLLGFAVPSCLAVCLEWWWYEFMTILAGYLQNPRVALATSAIVIQTTSLMYSLPTALSASVSTRVGNELGANRPDRARLATMVAIGLALLSSLVGLLWTTLGREPWGRVFTKDNEVLELTMTVLPIIGLCELANCPQTTSCGILRGSARPGIGAGINFYSFYLVGAPVAIVLAFVWKLGFVGLCYGLLAAQIACAVSILAVVFNTDWERESLKAKDLVGKTSISDASSLADQTVKQEEGGTDLGFLKEKEFEK, encoded by the exons atggTTGCAGCAGAGAAGCCCCAAAAGCACCCGACAATGCAAGAG GTGGTGGAGGAGCTAAAGAGAATGACCGGCATAGGATTCCCTTTAGCAGCCACAAGCTTGGTGAGCTATCTGAAAAACATGGTCTTAGTCGTGTGCATGGGAAGACTAGGAAGCCTAGAGCTAGCAGGAGGGGCTTTAGCTATTGGCTTCACCAACATCACTGGCTACTCAGTCCTCTCAGGCCTTGCCATGGGCATGGAGCCCCTTTGCAGCCAAGCGATTGGTTCAAGAAACTTCTCCATAGTAACTCTTACTTTACAAAGAACAATTCTCATGCTACTTCTTGCTTCATTCTCCATTGGATTAATATGGATGAACCTTGAACCTCTCATGCTTATCCTtcaccaaaacccagaaataaCGAGAGTGGCAAGTCTATATTGCCGCTTTGCTATCCCTGATCTCATTGCCAATAGCCTTCTTCATCCCCTTCGTATTTACCTTCGTAGCAAAGGCACAACATGGCCTTTAATGTGGTGCAATCTACTAGCAATTCTTCTACACATTCCTATCACCATCTACTTGGCCTTCACACTTGGTCTTGGGGTACGAGGAATAGCAATCTCAACATTTGTAACCAACTTCAACACCCTGTTGTTTCTAATTTGTTACATTTTCTACACTCGTACCCCTGAGGATCCTTTGTACATGCCAATGTTATCACAACCTTTGCCTTTTCCGTTTCCTTTTACTACTTCCACATCATCACAAAGAGAGGAGTGGGCTACGTTGCTTGGATTTGCTGTACCAAGCTGTCTAGCTGTTTGTCTAGAGTGGTGGTGGTACGAGTTTATGACAATCCTAGCTGGCTACCTTCAAAATCCAAGAGTGGCACTTGCAACATCAGCTATAGTAATACAAACCACATCACTCATGTATTCATTACCAACAGCACTGAGTGCATCAGTATCAACCCGAGTAGGGAATGAGCTTGGAGCAAATCGACCAGATAGGGCCCGTTTGGCCACAATGGTAGCCATAGGATTGGCCCTACTGAGTTCATTAGTGGGCTTGTTATGGACCACTCTTGGAAGAGAACCATGGGGAAGAGTGTTCACAAAGGATAATGAGGTTCTCGAACTAACTATGACTGTGCTACCTATAATTGGACTATGTGAACTAGCAAATTGTCCACAAACCACAAGTTGTGGGATACTGAGAGGAAGTGCTAGGCCAGGTATCGGGGCAGGaatcaatttttattctttctactTGGTGGGTGCACCCGTAGCTATAGTCTTAGCCTTTGTTTGGAAGCTAGGGTTTGTGGGTCTTTGTTATGGCCTTTTAGCAGCTCAGATTGCATGTGCAGTCTCTATCTTAGCTGTGGTGTTCAACACTGACTGGGAGAGAGAATCTTTAAAAGCCAAAGACTTGGTGGGAAAGACTAGCATTAGTGATGCATCTTCACTGGCAGACCAAACAGTCAAACAAGAAGAAGGTGGTACTGATCTTGGGTTTCTCAAAGaaaaggaatttgaaaagtga